A region from the Rosa rugosa chromosome 6, drRosRugo1.1, whole genome shotgun sequence genome encodes:
- the LOC133717076 gene encoding ERAD-associated E3 ubiquitin-protein ligase HRD1-like, producing MRASFCSCDIIQRIRSMLKVKLMLLLYDLLKLLLEKIIYYPESFLRHSEDGQQSKDDSDHQLEVLNFEDAATSDPTWLHMQVPVVPVVNIDTEFIKKQLPVVLYRDLILKKTSSQRQFQATSSSSEQEMHKSSCIVCMNSMEGRDEVRELCNCEHVFHRDCLDAWIGQAQLTCPLCRSELLIPAPTSATTSKQDKDGGRDPWRAERMIYLFGEDIFFTI from the coding sequence ATGCGTGCTTCTTTCTGTAGTTGTGATATAATCCAGCGAATAAGAAGCATGCTCAAGGTGAAGTTGATGTTGTTGCTGTATGATCTTCTCAAACTTCTGCTCGAGAAGATCATCTACTATCCAGAATCATTCCTTAGACACAGTGAAGATGGTCAACAAAGTAAGGACGATAGTGATCATCAGCTGGAGGTCTTGAACTTTGAAGATGCAGCAACTTCAGATCCTACTTGGTTGCACATGCAAGTACCAGTGGTTCCGGTGGTAAATATTGACACAGAATTCATTAAGAAGCAACTACCGGTTGTGCTATACCGGGACCTAATTCTGAAGAAAACAAGCAGCCAACGCCAATTTCAAGCTACATCATCATCTTCGGAGCAGGAAATGCACAAGTCATCATGTATTGTGTGCATGAATAGCATGGAGGGCAGGGACGAGGTGAGAGAGCTGTGCAATTGTGAGCATGTTTTCCACAGAGACTGCCTGGATGCTTGGATCGGTCAGGCTCAGCTAACTTGTCCTCTTTGTAGATCTGAGCTACTAATACCCGCTCCTACTTCTGCTACTACTTCAAAGCAAGATAAAGATGGAGGAAGAGATCCATGGAGGGCCGAGAGGATGATTTACTTGTTTGGTGAAGATATTTTCTTCACGATCTAG